The genomic window tggggaccaatttataatttaacctaaattttttgtttgaaatgatgatttaacgtgccacgtcagcttaccattacaccgttaacgacaattaatgtctcaatgactaaaatgttataacatgttaacataagtgactaaaagtaacatttcaaacataaataattaaaatgtaactgAGGAAAACAAAAGTtactattttagtagtttactcATAATATAACTTTGAGACAactttttccatttattttttttattttaatcaatttattttcattaaaattttctaaacgagataattaattaattttaaataaaaataataatgaatttaacttaatattaatatatagttTAATAtaagttcaaatatttaattttagtcAAAAATTGTTTGGAGAGTGATTAAAGTTGTagtttgatatttaaataatactTAATTCTTATTGATTGAATCTTAATTTGATTGGCATTGACATTGTTATCAGGATGACGTGAGTTTGAGTGCgtaaagcgcattatcctcctatctataattattttttcatttaaaatttaaatatttaaatacatCTCAATTGAATTTACATGATATTTCAAAAATCTAAAAGGGTAAGTAAGTATTTTTCTATAGAAAGTATATTTCACACCAAAGATGTCTCTTATCCTATATTATTTTTAGGCCTAATTATAATTTTGATCTCTAAATACAAAAAATTcttacttaaatattaaattttttaactaaaaatgataatatcctctcattttatcaaaaaagaaaaatataacaacaatatatcatgtgcttttttttattaattgatatcatattttaaataaaaggagacgaaattaatagtttaaatataattttgataataAGAATTTAactatccaaaataataaaacaatatagATTGAGGCAAATTTAGATTTAAgccttttatttaatatttataaaactgATGATTTAaggtattatttttaaaatcggACCGACCAATTGATTAAATCAGAAATTGGTTAAatcatcaatttaaaataaaatgttgatACTAATTGAATGAACCAGGGAATGTATCAAATCGAAAAATAGTAATGTGACCATCAGAGGTGCGGTTCTAAATACCTTAATTTAGGGCCCAAGTCCCAACTAAATTCTCCGGTCACCCACCGCACCGTGGCGGTCACCAACCACTATTCCAAGCTAGAAAACTGCGTCCCAGTTGTCTTACTTTTGAAGTTGACAAATTTGCCACTAACGTGCTGTCTAGAGAGTCTATTCTATAGTCCCTCTACCAGTCAAGCACCCACCTGCCCTTTCCCCATTTCACCGCCCATCTTCTTCCTCATTAGTTTCCAGTCAcacgaataaaaaaatataacaaaagaaacaaaaaatggcTCTCAATCTCACCACCGCCATTCCCATATCTctcctcctcctcttcctcttcctcttcgtTCAATCGCCTCACGCTGTCACTGGCGACTCACCGTCAGCTTACGATGTCCTTCAAGGCTACAACTTCCCCGTCGGTCTTCTTCCCAAAGGAGTAATAAAGTACGATTTAGACGAATCCACGGGCCGATTCCATGCCTACTTAAATGATACGTGTAGTTTCTCGTTAGAAGGGTCTTATCAACTCAAATACAAATCCACGATCAGCGGAATTATATCCAATAACAGGCTCAAAGACCTTAGTGGAATAAGCGTTAAGGTCTTTTTTGTATGGCTCAACATTGTGGAGGTTATTAGAGATGATAACGAGCTGGAGTTTTCAGTAGGGATTGCCTCTGCAAGCTTTCCGATTGATAACTTTTATGAGTGTCCGCAGTGTGGTTGTGGATTGGATTGCGGTAATGGGAGAGTAAGCAAGCTTAGAATTAagtcttctttttcttcattttagagGAATTTTCAGGGGACAAAATATATTGAAGTTATTCGAATGTTTAAGTTTTCAtcttgcttgaaaattgaagtgGGTTCTTGGTTATTTATTGAAATTCGCAgagttttaaactttttttacgCGTTTTACTTTCAACTCATATGTATTtgtttctgtttctgtggttGGTCTATGTTTCATTGCCTAGGGAAGGATTGAATTGATCGACTAATCTTTTTTTTAATGCTATGAGTTAGACTGTTAGAATCCTAAGCGCAGGGTTGGGACTTGGGACATGTTTCTATCCTGTTATATCTTCACTTAGGACGATGAATGTTAGTCAGGGTGTTAATAGAAGGCTATGCGTTGCAAGATTATCTCATGTATATGATTGTGAACTGCAAATTTATGTTGCTATTAAGCAACTATTGAGTGAATAGAAAGTGGTGGAAAGGACAAGTGTTAGGTGGAATGGTAAGGTGCATTGCACTCTCAAGGGGACTTAGGTCAAACTTTGGATACAGCATGTTGGGAGTGCCAGTCACAAATCTTGAAAGGATTAGTGTCTATGGACCGTAAAACAGACTTAGAGGATACTTTGGATCTACCAAAAAGAAAGTAGGTGGAAAGGGCAGAAAGGAAGACTAGAGCAGACTTGAGAACGGTAAGTTTTGTTGGTGAAGTAGGTACGGTATTAACTGGACATGAGAGCTGGAAGTagaaagattcataatgtttcCAGTGAGAATTTCAATGATTTGTTTGAATTTAGTCAAGTCATTAGCCAAAACTCTTTACAATGCCTCAACACGAGTGCTAGTTGATATGTACGCGACTCCCACGGTCTAGTTCTAAGGCAGGCTCTTTGTTACTTACTCTGCAAGTAGTACCCTTTAAGCTTAGTGGAGAACTTCAATAGTTTCAACCAGAGAAGTTTTCATTTGAACTTGCATGGTGTGGAGTTCTCAGTTACCTAAAATGCATATGCTGTGTAGTATTCTGCACTATTCTGGTCTGCATATATGATGAAAGCACTGATCACATTATTGTTTAAAGCATGCTAGGTTCAAAACATGGAATTGGATAATTCAAACTGCTATAGCTTTGTTGCTCAATGCATCTTCGATTGAAATTACATAGCAAGGTGCCATTTATGGTCATTTTGAAGTGATTAAAAATGATGGTTCTGCTAGTTTGACTCGGTTATTTTATATTAGCTGATCATAGGCAAGTCTGCATCATGTTTAAAATGGCTTATAAGAACATTTAGACCTGGAAGGTAATTAGGCTTATGAGAACAACTTTATGCATTCGATATATTGGAGATGATGGTTAAAGTTCTGAAACCTAAATCCAGTATTTGTAACAGGTTAACTTGAAGCTATCACATTACTGTAACTTTCAACAATCTTGAGAATGTTTCTTTTGTTGAACCAAGATGgaagaaaattctctaaatggATTAGTTGATAAGGACTTGGACAAAGATGGATGTTTGATAGCTTTTAGACTAATTCACTGCTAGATGTTGCAAATCCATGCCTAGACTCCATAACTGCCTTTTTTCTGTAGTTCAAGTGTGGATTCACATCATTGTAATTTGTATAAACCCTTCCTTGACAAATGTCTCTGCTCTTTATTAGGAAGATAATCTTGGACGAAGCAATGCTGAAAcaagtaaaagtatcatggaggttcTTACATTAAGAGTCGGATTGCATTTTTGTCTCTCAActcaaaaatgggtaaattaatccttgtacattagatcaaagagtaaactagttcttttgttaaaaattgtttatttctacaattaaaaattagtccctatacgtcAACATGATGTACACGTTGTACGTGACGGGTAATTGTCTGGTAATTTTGTCAGTCACACCAAATTTTAACtatagaaatggatgaaaattttaatagaaatgattAGTTTATcatttgatctaacatataaaaattaatttgtctatttttttaataaaaaagataaaatacaatttaaccaaAAGTACAGGAGCTTACATGTTTTGAGTATACCAAGCATTACTAGACAAGTGACAAATATCAAAGAGAAGTTTTACATTGAACTCATCTATTTACAAAGTACACTTGGGTTTGTATTTATACAAGATATTAATGGCTGCTAAGCTAGTTGCTAACAAACTAACTTCTTTAACTGCTCTTTAACTGGCTAACTACTTCAACTAATTACTCAACTGCTACTATACTAAcaccatggtacttttaccgactaaaacaacaaaaagaaaaaagaaaaatcatcaaATGTACCATTTTCTTTTCGTATTATTATTGAGGATGAATAATAGCTCATAAGTTCCAATGAAAAATAGCTTGAGCTGTTGCTGTTTTTGGATGATATGGACACCAATGGGAAACTAATTTCCTTGGTGTAGGTGAGCTGATATTGGCAATCAATCATGCATGCAAGTTTAAAGTTATTTTTACTCAGCAGGAAATAGTTTAGGTAGGAATTGGATTCAGTCACGTGATGTGTAGTACTCTCAAATTTGCTATCCATTTGATACTAATTTCCATTTAGACATTAGGTGTAACTACAGCATGCGCTTTGTAAGCACAAGTTAACCTGTCATCTCTCcttttaaataaatcatataataaGTGTATAAA from Gossypium hirsutum isolate 1008001.06 chromosome D12, Gossypium_hirsutum_v2.1, whole genome shotgun sequence includes these protein-coding regions:
- the LOC107946066 gene encoding uncharacterized protein; the protein is MALNLTTAIPISLLLLFLFLFVQSPHAVTGDSPSAYDVLQGYNFPVGLLPKGVIKYDLDESTGRFHAYLNDTCSFSLEGSYQLKYKSTISGIISNNRLKDLSGISVKVFFVWLNIVEVIRDDNELEFSVGIASASFPIDNFYECPQCGCGLDCGNGRVSKLRIKSSFSSF